A portion of the Candidatus Eisenbacteria bacterium genome contains these proteins:
- a CDS encoding class I SAM-dependent methyltransferase: MTQLREDLALITAKTLKHYNERAAEFWEGTRDHDVKQNVEALLRHIRGSPPLRILDFGCGPGRDLATFRALGHEPIGLEGSPPLAAMAREHSGCEVWEQDFLALRLPARRFDGIFANASLFHVPSQELPRVLSELHAALKPDGVLFTSNPRGNNEEGWNRGRYGAYHDLESWRAFLERAAFAELEYYYRPAGLPLERQPWLASVWRRNGVPGEI; encoded by the coding sequence ATGACACAGCTTCGCGAGGACTTGGCCCTCATCACCGCGAAGACGCTCAAGCACTACAACGAACGCGCCGCCGAATTCTGGGAGGGCACGCGCGACCACGATGTGAAGCAGAACGTCGAGGCGCTGCTGCGGCACATTCGCGGTTCGCCACCGCTGCGCATACTCGATTTCGGCTGCGGCCCGGGGCGTGACCTAGCGACGTTTCGTGCATTAGGCCACGAGCCGATCGGCCTCGAAGGCTCGCCGCCGCTCGCCGCCATGGCACGCGAACACAGCGGCTGCGAAGTCTGGGAGCAGGATTTCCTCGCCCTGAGGCTTCCCGCCCGCCGCTTCGACGGCATCTTCGCCAACGCCTCGCTGTTCCACGTGCCATCCCAGGAGCTCCCGCGGGTGTTGAGCGAATTGCACGCTGCGCTCAAGCCCGATGGCGTGCTCTTCACCTCGAACCCCCGGGGGAACAACGAGGAGGGCTGGAATCGCGGGCGGTATGGGGCGTATCACGACCTCGAATCATGGCGCGCGTTTCTCGAACGGGCGGCGTTCGCGGAGTTGGAGTACTACTATCGTCCAGCGGGTTTACCGCTTGAGCGACAGCCGTGGCTTGCAAGTGTTTGGCGGAGGAACGGTGTACCCGGTGAGATCTAA